Proteins co-encoded in one Ruegeria pomeroyi DSS-3 genomic window:
- a CDS encoding TetR/AcrR family transcriptional regulator → MPETLKPTQQDRRSRSTQAKVIRATITCLDRLGYAETTFARIQERAGVSRGAITHHFPTRQALVAATAMELLSRALDPVERRAAQAASPEPVRDLITRAWGQVVNAAGGRAMVEILVACRTDAELYRLLETRLHDWDHQSRASVARAYVGADQAADDAELLWSMTRNFLRGLVLHERFVTDPAYLARMVDRFAGMMESQLTPLTAKDAL, encoded by the coding sequence ATGCCCGAGACCCTGAAACCGACCCAACAAGACCGGCGATCCAGATCGACCCAGGCCAAGGTGATCCGGGCGACCATCACCTGTCTGGACAGGCTGGGCTATGCCGAGACCACCTTTGCCCGCATTCAGGAGCGGGCGGGTGTGTCGCGCGGTGCGATCACCCATCACTTTCCCACCCGGCAGGCGCTGGTCGCGGCCACCGCGATGGAATTGCTGTCGCGCGCGCTCGACCCGGTCGAGCGCCGCGCGGCGCAGGCTGCCAGCCCCGAGCCGGTGCGCGATCTGATCACCCGGGCCTGGGGCCAGGTGGTGAACGCCGCCGGGGGCCGCGCCATGGTCGAGATTCTGGTGGCCTGCCGCACCGATGCCGAGCTGTATCGCCTGCTCGAAACCCGCCTGCACGACTGGGACCACCAAAGCCGCGCCTCGGTCGCGCGCGCCTATGTCGGCGCGGATCAGGCGGCCGACGATGCCGAACTCTTGTGGAGCATGACGCGCAACTTCCTGCGCGGCCTTGTCCTGCACGAGCGCTTTGTCACCGATCCCGCCTATCTGGCGCGGATGGTGGATCGCTTCGCCGGAATGATGGAAAGCCAGTTGACCCCCCTGACCGCAAAGGATGCGCTATGA
- a CDS encoding acyclic terpene utilization AtuA family protein, protein MTAALRIGGACGFWGEAPHATAQLLAAGVDVLVYDYLAEITMSIMARARLKDPDQGYATDFVTEAMVPNLTAIAKQGVRVLSNAGGVNPEACAEALRERIAAAGLSLRVAVVTGDDLLARASEFVKCTEMFTGAAMPPLERIASMNAYLGAAPVVAALRAGADIVLTGRCADSALTLAACVHHFGWDLSDHDRLAAGSLAGHLLECGPQATGGNFTDWEVAGDLARIGYPIAEVAADGGFVLTKPEGSSGLVTPATVGEQMLYEIGDPRAYLLPDVVCDFSGVTLEQAGPDRVRVSGARGRAPTGRLKVSVTWADGYRGGMVFQMTGRAARAKAQAFAQAGLDRAQARLAALGAPGYREVSFEAFGGRPAPDAPEEIAFKAAVRHDDARAVGLFLKELVGAALATPPGLHFFTGAGRPRPSPVVALFSCLIPADAVRASVVLDGADLSFDAPAPPLRDIEEGLAPCPPEPDMELELEMRPLEALAWARSGDKGDSANIGVLARRPDYMPYIWAALSPEAVMRFFDEKSPAQIQRFYLPGCHAMNILLTGALGGGGVASLRNDAQGKAFAQELLSLPVPVPVGLITTD, encoded by the coding sequence GTGACAGCAGCGTTGAGGATCGGCGGGGCCTGCGGCTTCTGGGGCGAGGCGCCGCATGCGACGGCACAGCTTCTTGCGGCCGGGGTCGATGTGCTGGTCTATGACTACCTGGCCGAGATTACCATGTCGATCATGGCGCGCGCGCGGCTGAAGGATCCGGATCAGGGCTATGCCACCGATTTCGTGACCGAGGCGATGGTGCCGAACCTGACGGCCATTGCCAAGCAGGGGGTGCGGGTGCTGTCGAATGCCGGCGGTGTGAACCCCGAGGCCTGCGCAGAGGCGCTGAGAGAGCGGATCGCGGCGGCAGGCTTGTCGCTGCGGGTGGCGGTGGTCACTGGCGATGACCTGCTGGCGCGCGCCTCGGAGTTTGTCAAGTGTACCGAGATGTTCACCGGCGCCGCCATGCCACCGCTGGAGCGGATCGCGTCGATGAATGCCTATCTGGGCGCGGCGCCGGTGGTGGCGGCGCTGCGGGCAGGGGCGGATATCGTGCTGACCGGGCGCTGTGCCGACAGCGCCCTGACACTGGCGGCCTGTGTGCACCACTTTGGCTGGGACCTGTCCGATCATGACCGACTGGCGGCGGGGTCGCTGGCCGGGCACCTGCTGGAATGTGGCCCACAGGCGACCGGGGGCAATTTCACCGATTGGGAGGTGGCGGGCGATCTGGCGCGGATCGGCTATCCCATCGCAGAGGTCGCCGCCGATGGCGGTTTTGTCCTGACCAAGCCCGAGGGCAGCAGCGGGCTGGTGACCCCGGCCACGGTGGGCGAACAGATGCTGTACGAGATCGGCGATCCACGCGCCTATCTGCTGCCCGATGTGGTCTGCGATTTCTCGGGCGTGACGCTGGAGCAGGCGGGGCCGGACCGGGTGCGCGTCAGCGGTGCGCGCGGGCGGGCGCCGACCGGACGGCTCAAGGTCTCGGTCACCTGGGCCGATGGCTATCGCGGCGGCATGGTGTTCCAGATGACCGGGCGCGCGGCCCGGGCCAAAGCGCAGGCCTTTGCCCAGGCCGGGCTTGACCGGGCGCAGGCACGGCTGGCGGCGCTGGGCGCGCCCGGCTATCGCGAGGTCTCGTTCGAGGCATTTGGCGGGCGCCCGGCCCCGGATGCGCCCGAAGAGATCGCGTTCAAGGCCGCGGTGCGCCATGACGATGCGCGCGCGGTGGGGCTGTTCCTCAAGGAACTGGTGGGCGCGGCCTTGGCGACTCCGCCGGGGTTGCACTTTTTCACTGGCGCGGGGCGGCCACGCCCCTCGCCGGTGGTGGCGCTGTTTTCCTGCCTGATCCCGGCTGATGCGGTGCGCGCCAGTGTGGTTCTGGACGGGGCCGACCTGTCCTTTGACGCACCCGCGCCGCCCTTGCGTGACATCGAAGAGGGTCTCGCGCCCTGTCCACCCGAGCCGGATATGGAACTGGAGCTGGAGATGCGCCCGCTGGAAGCGCTGGCCTGGGCGCGCTCTGGCGACAAGGGCGACAGCGCCAATATCGGCGTGCTGGCCCGGCGCCCGGATTACATGCCCTATATCTGGGCGGCCCTGTCGCCCGAGGCGGTGATGAGATTTTTCGACGAAAAATCTCCCGCCCAAATCCAACGTTTCTATCTGCCGGGCTGTCATGCGATGAATATCCTGCTGACAGGGGCGTTGGGCGGCGGCGGGGTGGCCAGCCTCAGAAACGACGCGCAGGGCAAGGCCTTTGCCCAAGAGCTTCTGTCCCTGCCGGTGCCCGTTCCGGTCGGGTTGATCACAACGGATTAG
- a CDS encoding acyl-CoA carboxylase subunit beta, with amino-acid sequence MRFISQLDKDSDCYRRNRADMLALVDQLRALEARPMALSEERRARMEARGQITPRDRLARLLDPGLPFVQLHSLAGYMVDSADPETSVPGASVIIGIGFVSGVRTVVVVDDSGIKAGAMTEMTAAAFLSAQEVALKQRLPFLHLVESAGANLMEYRVELWAHGGKLFRNLARLSAAGIPNIAVLHGPSTAGGAYMPGLADYVVGVRKNGMAALAGAALVHAATGERANDRDLGGSEMHAQTSGLVEYLAEDDAHGIEIARQVVAALDWNKSLPERPAPADIAPPLDPEDLAGLVPVDYRVPYDMRELAARVVDGGVFQDFKPRYGVSTVCLQAAIQGIAVGIIGNNGPIDPDGATKAAQFIQLCGQSDTPLIFLNNTTGYMVGTAYEQAGMIKHGAKMIQAVTSVDVPRITLYVGASFGAGNYGMSGYAYEPDFLFAWPNATTGVMGGEQAAGTMAMVARAGAARKGQDLDEARLAKQSAMIAAHFDQQSDAFYTSGRCLDHGVIDPRDTRRVLAFCLHTCREARARRVKPGSYGVARF; translated from the coding sequence ATGCGTTTTATCAGCCAGCTCGACAAGGACAGCGACTGCTACCGGCGCAACCGCGCCGATATGCTGGCGCTGGTGGATCAGCTCCGCGCGCTCGAGGCGCGGCCCATGGCGCTCAGCGAGGAGCGGCGCGCCCGGATGGAGGCGCGCGGCCAGATCACCCCGCGCGACCGGCTGGCGCGGCTGCTGGACCCGGGTCTGCCTTTTGTGCAACTGCACAGCCTGGCCGGATACATGGTCGACAGCGCCGATCCCGAAACCTCGGTCCCCGGTGCCTCGGTCATCATCGGTATCGGTTTCGTTTCTGGCGTGCGCACCGTGGTCGTTGTCGACGACAGCGGCATCAAGGCCGGTGCCATGACCGAGATGACCGCCGCAGCCTTTCTCAGTGCGCAGGAGGTGGCGCTGAAACAGCGGCTGCCTTTCCTGCATCTGGTCGAAAGCGCGGGCGCCAATCTGATGGAATACCGGGTCGAGCTGTGGGCCCATGGCGGCAAGCTGTTTCGCAACCTTGCCCGGCTGTCGGCGGCGGGCATCCCCAATATCGCGGTGCTGCATGGCCCCTCGACCGCCGGGGGCGCCTATATGCCCGGTCTGGCCGATTACGTGGTGGGTGTGCGCAAGAACGGCATGGCGGCGCTGGCGGGGGCGGCGCTGGTGCATGCCGCCACCGGCGAGCGTGCCAATGACCGCGATCTGGGCGGGTCCGAGATGCATGCCCAGACCAGCGGTCTGGTCGAATACCTGGCCGAGGATGACGCCCACGGGATCGAGATCGCCCGTCAGGTGGTTGCCGCGCTTGACTGGAACAAGTCGCTGCCCGAACGGCCCGCACCCGCCGACATCGCGCCACCGCTCGACCCCGAGGATCTGGCCGGGCTGGTGCCGGTCGACTACCGGGTGCCCTATGACATGCGCGAACTGGCAGCACGGGTGGTGGATGGCGGGGTCTTTCAGGATTTCAAACCGCGCTATGGTGTGTCGACCGTCTGCCTGCAGGCGGCGATCCAGGGGATCGCAGTGGGCATCATCGGCAACAACGGCCCGATCGACCCCGATGGCGCTACCAAGGCGGCGCAATTCATCCAGCTCTGCGGGCAATCCGACACGCCGCTGATCTTTCTCAACAATACCACCGGCTATATGGTCGGCACCGCTTATGAACAGGCCGGAATGATCAAGCATGGGGCCAAGATGATCCAGGCGGTGACCTCGGTCGATGTGCCGCGCATCACGCTTTATGTCGGCGCCAGCTTTGGGGCGGGGAATTACGGCATGTCCGGTTATGCTTACGAGCCCGATTTCCTGTTTGCCTGGCCCAACGCCACCACCGGTGTGATGGGCGGAGAGCAGGCGGCGGGCACCATGGCGATGGTCGCCCGCGCCGGTGCCGCCCGCAAGGGGCAGGACCTCGACGAGGCGCGGCTGGCCAAACAATCGGCGATGATCGCGGCGCATTTCGACCAACAGTCGGATGCGTTCTATACCTCGGGGCGCTGTCTGGATCACGGGGTGATCGACCCGCGCGACACCCGGCGGGTGCTGGCGTTCTGCCTGCACACCTGCCGCGAGGCGCGGGCACGCCGGGTCAAACCCGGCTCTTACGGGGTGGCGAGGTTCTGA
- a CDS encoding acetyl/propionyl/methylcrotonyl-CoA carboxylase subunit alpha → MMRFDTLLIANRGEIAVRIIRTAREMGLRTVAVYTTADAGAPHVALADHAVWIGEGPVGDSYLNADRILDAARQSGAGAIHPGYGFLSENAGFARAVAAAGLVFVGPDAAAIEAMGNKAEAKRLMLAAGVPCVPGYQGADQSDAALTREAEQIGYPLMVKAAAGGGGRGMRLVEGPGALSEALARARAEALGAFGSDELILERAVVEPRHVEFQVFGDAHGAVIHLGERDCSVQRRHQKVIEEAPCPVMTPELRDAMGAAAVAAARAVDYRGAGTVEFLLDASGGFYFLEMNTRLQVEHPVTEMVTGLDLVALQLQVAQGDPLPLTQDDLRIDGHAIEVRLYAEDPAAGFLPAIGPVLRWRPAAGAGLRVDAGIAQGQQIAPHYDPMLAKIIAHGPSRTVALARLARAVADTVLLGTATNSAFLADLLALPEFAEGQATTGLLARSYPEGYGAGAPDPRAVALMVAVLMQHDRDTALAAAGPIPPELLGWSSAPVLPRSLRVETGGQVFDCTAGAVPGGWRIGVADAQFEIALVHREDGLRARLGGETHDLLAHVSGDTVHMASGAQRLSLRRQRPGAPDAEALGGGRVTAPMPGLVQAVSVSEGAEVAKGQTLAVLEAMKMQHQITAPVAGRVARQHVAPGAQLAAGDVMFEIEEEESA, encoded by the coding sequence ATGATGCGATTTGACACTCTGCTGATCGCCAACCGGGGCGAAATCGCGGTGCGGATCATCCGCACCGCCCGCGAGATGGGGCTGCGCACTGTGGCGGTCTACACCACCGCCGATGCCGGTGCGCCGCATGTGGCGCTGGCCGATCATGCCGTCTGGATCGGCGAAGGCCCGGTGGGCGACAGCTATCTGAATGCCGACCGTATCCTTGATGCCGCCCGGCAAAGTGGCGCCGGGGCCATCCATCCCGGCTATGGTTTCCTGTCTGAAAACGCCGGGTTTGCCCGCGCCGTGGCGGCGGCGGGGCTGGTCTTTGTCGGGCCGGACGCGGCGGCGATCGAGGCGATGGGCAACAAGGCCGAGGCCAAGCGGTTGATGCTGGCCGCCGGGGTTCCTTGCGTGCCGGGCTATCAGGGCGCCGATCAATCCGATGCCGCGCTGACGCGCGAGGCCGAACAGATCGGCTATCCGCTGATGGTCAAGGCTGCCGCCGGGGGCGGCGGGCGCGGTATGCGGCTGGTAGAGGGGCCGGGGGCCCTGAGCGAGGCGCTGGCCCGCGCCCGGGCCGAGGCGCTGGGCGCTTTCGGCTCGGACGAGTTGATCCTGGAACGCGCGGTCGTCGAGCCGCGTCATGTGGAGTTTCAGGTCTTTGGCGATGCCCATGGCGCGGTGATCCATCTGGGCGAGCGGGACTGCTCGGTCCAGCGCCGGCACCAGAAGGTGATCGAAGAGGCGCCCTGTCCGGTGATGACACCCGAGTTGCGCGATGCGATGGGCGCCGCAGCCGTGGCCGCCGCCCGCGCGGTGGACTATCGCGGCGCCGGCACGGTCGAGTTTCTGCTGGACGCGTCGGGGGGCTTCTATTTCCTCGAGATGAACACCCGGCTTCAGGTCGAACATCCGGTGACCGAGATGGTCACCGGCCTTGATCTGGTGGCGCTGCAGTTGCAGGTGGCGCAGGGCGACCCGCTGCCGCTGACGCAGGACGATCTGCGTATCGACGGCCATGCGATCGAGGTCCGGCTTTATGCCGAGGATCCGGCGGCGGGCTTCCTGCCCGCCATCGGGCCGGTTCTCCGCTGGCGCCCGGCTGCCGGGGCGGGCCTGCGTGTCGACGCGGGCATCGCGCAGGGTCAGCAGATCGCGCCCCATTACGACCCGATGCTGGCCAAGATCATCGCCCATGGTCCCAGCCGGACGGTGGCTCTGGCCCGCCTTGCGCGCGCGGTGGCCGATACGGTGCTGCTGGGCACCGCGACCAACAGCGCCTTTCTGGCCGATCTGCTGGCACTGCCCGAGTTTGCCGAGGGCCAGGCGACCACGGGCCTGTTGGCGCGCAGCTATCCCGAGGGCTATGGCGCAGGCGCGCCCGATCCGCGCGCGGTGGCGCTGATGGTGGCGGTACTGATGCAGCATGACCGCGATACGGCGCTGGCGGCTGCCGGGCCGATCCCGCCCGAGCTTCTGGGCTGGTCCAGCGCTCCGGTTCTCCCGCGCAGCCTGCGGGTCGAGACCGGCGGACAGGTCTTTGACTGCACCGCGGGCGCCGTTCCGGGCGGCTGGCGGATCGGCGTTGCGGATGCGCAGTTCGAAATCGCGCTGGTCCACCGCGAAGATGGGCTGCGGGCGCGGCTGGGTGGTGAAACCCATGACCTGCTGGCCCATGTGTCAGGTGACACGGTGCACATGGCATCTGGCGCGCAACGATTGAGCCTGCGCCGTCAGCGTCCCGGCGCCCCCGATGCCGAGGCGCTGGGCGGTGGCCGCGTCACCGCGCCGATGCCCGGACTGGTACAGGCTGTGTCGGTGTCCGAAGGGGCCGAAGTCGCCAAGGGCCAAACGCTTGCAGTGCTGGAGGCGATGAAGATGCAGCACCAGATCACCGCCCCGGTCGCGGGCCGGGTGGCCCGGCAACATGTGGCGCCGGGTGCGCAACTGGCAGCTGGCGATGTGATGTTCGAGATCGAAGAGGAAGAGAGCGCATGA
- a CDS encoding NAD(P)H-dependent flavin oxidoreductase: MNSDLCRKLGIEFPLFAFSHCRDVVAAVSRAGGMGVFGAVLYTPEQLRTELEWIDANCGGKPYGVDLIVPTSIQRQGGSGPSDDQLLAGLPAEHLAFAEQVLERAGVGADDLEERRCALLHISRNLDSAGAEAMLDVAFSFPIRLIANALGTPPQIMLDRARAAGVPVAALVGSKQHAQRQVAAGVDILVAAGGEAGGHCGEVSTMVLVPEVVSVAGDTPVLAAGGIVTGRQMAAAMAMGAAGAWCGSVWLTTAEGEPSQVVKDKMLAASSSDTVRSRSRTGKTSRQLKSAWTDAWEADGPAPLPMPLQSLVAEPALARIEALAQRGHAGAADLATYWVGQGVGLMTQTTSAAEVVQDFKRDYLAATERLMATLED; encoded by the coding sequence ATGAATTCCGACCTGTGTCGCAAATTGGGGATCGAGTTTCCGCTCTTTGCCTTCAGCCATTGCCGCGATGTGGTGGCTGCTGTCAGCCGGGCGGGCGGCATGGGCGTGTTCGGCGCCGTGCTCTATACGCCCGAACAGCTCAGGACCGAGCTGGAATGGATCGACGCCAATTGTGGCGGCAAACCCTATGGGGTGGACCTGATCGTGCCGACCTCGATCCAGCGGCAGGGGGGCAGTGGGCCGAGCGATGATCAGCTGCTCGCGGGGCTGCCCGCCGAACATCTGGCCTTTGCCGAACAGGTGCTGGAGCGGGCCGGCGTGGGTGCCGACGATCTGGAGGAGCGCCGCTGCGCGCTGCTGCATATCTCGCGCAATCTCGATAGTGCGGGGGCCGAGGCGATGCTGGATGTGGCTTTTTCCTTTCCGATCCGGCTGATTGCCAACGCGCTGGGCACACCGCCGCAGATCATGCTGGACCGCGCCCGCGCGGCGGGGGTGCCGGTGGCAGCGCTGGTCGGCTCGAAACAGCACGCCCAGCGGCAGGTCGCCGCCGGGGTCGACATTCTGGTCGCTGCTGGGGGCGAGGCGGGCGGCCATTGCGGCGAGGTTTCGACCATGGTGCTGGTGCCCGAGGTGGTCTCGGTCGCGGGCGACACCCCGGTTCTGGCGGCAGGCGGCATCGTCACGGGCCGCCAGATGGCGGCGGCGATGGCCATGGGCGCGGCAGGGGCCTGGTGCGGCTCGGTCTGGCTGACCACCGCCGAGGGCGAGCCAAGCCAGGTGGTCAAGGACAAGATGCTGGCGGCCTCGTCCTCGGATACGGTGCGCTCGCGCTCGCGCACGGGCAAGACCTCGCGCCAGCTGAAATCGGCCTGGACCGACGCGTGGGAGGCCGATGGCCCCGCGCCGCTGCCGATGCCGCTGCAATCGCTGGTGGCCGAACCGGCGCTGGCCCGGATCGAGGCGCTGGCCCAGCGCGGCCATGCGGGTGCTGCCGACCTGGCCACCTATTGGGTCGGGCAGGGGGTCGGGCTGATGACCCAGACCACCTCGGCTGCCGAAGTGGTGCAGGACTTCAAACGCGACTACCTCGCCGCGACCGAGAGGTTGATGGCGACACTGGAGGATTAG
- a CDS encoding TIGR03084 family metal-binding protein → MEQAGDFLAECQALDAVLDGVSGADWDRPTQFKGWTLNDVLVHLHFWNRMADLSLTDPAAFQARAAETLAGIGRDGFRATENAMITERGADLRAAWAAQYTDMAERWAGLDPKQRLQWVGPEMSARSSITARQMETWAHGQEVFDCLGATRTETDRIRNIVVLGVNTFGWSFKVHGRPQPEMMPRLELTAPSGALWQFGEPGANRIAGPAVEFAQVVAQTRNIADTSLVVEGPLAAEWMAIAQCFAGGPETPPAKGARHRVAG, encoded by the coding sequence ATGGAACAGGCAGGCGATTTTCTGGCCGAATGCCAGGCGCTGGACGCGGTACTGGACGGGGTGAGCGGCGCCGATTGGGACCGCCCCACCCAGTTCAAGGGCTGGACCCTGAACGACGTGCTGGTGCACCTGCATTTCTGGAACCGGATGGCGGATCTGTCGCTGACAGACCCGGCTGCCTTTCAGGCCCGCGCCGCCGAGACCCTTGCGGGCATCGGGCGCGACGGCTTTCGCGCTACCGAAAACGCGATGATCACCGAGCGGGGCGCCGATCTGCGCGCCGCTTGGGCCGCGCAATACACGGATATGGCGGAACGCTGGGCGGGGCTTGACCCCAAGCAGCGGCTGCAATGGGTCGGTCCCGAGATGTCGGCGCGCTCGTCCATCACCGCGCGGCAGATGGAGACCTGGGCCCATGGGCAGGAAGTGTTCGACTGTCTTGGCGCCACCCGGACCGAGACCGACAGGATCAGGAACATCGTGGTGCTGGGGGTGAATACCTTCGGCTGGTCGTTCAAGGTACATGGCCGCCCGCAACCCGAGATGATGCCCCGGCTGGAGCTGACCGCCCCCTCGGGCGCGCTGTGGCAATTCGGCGAACCGGGCGCGAACCGGATCGCCGGCCCGGCGGTCGAATTCGCTCAGGTGGTGGCTCAGACCCGCAACATCGCCGACACCTCGCTGGTGGTCGAAGGCCCGCTTGCCGCCGAGTGGATGGCCATCGCGCAATGTTTCGCGGGCGGGCCGGAAACCCCGCCCGCCAAGGGCGCGCGCCACCGCGTCGCGGGTTAG
- a CDS encoding acyl-CoA dehydrogenase family protein, whose amino-acid sequence MSLFSSTAAWVTDEHRMFAEAAGRFLDDELVPNIETWVDNGVVDRDFWRKAGETGLMAGAIPEEFGGVGGGMGFDAVTIYEQTSRGDAGWGYGIQSIVTHYITAYGSEEQKAKWLPGLASGEMVGAIAMTEPGTGSDLQAVRTTAEKDGNSYRINGSKIFITNGQTADLIIVVAKTDKTLGSKGVSLIALETEGAEGFRRGRNLKKLGMKANDTAELFFEDVKVPMTNLIGPEEGHGFYQLMKQLPWERLTIGIMALGAIDFALAETVKYVQERKAFGQRVMDFQNTRFKLAECKTKAEVLRSFVNDCIGRLEAGQLDAATASMVKYYGSEVQNEIMHECLQLFGGYGFMMEYPIARLYADARVQMIYGGTNEVMKELIARSMDV is encoded by the coding sequence ATGTCCCTTTTCAGCAGCACCGCCGCCTGGGTCACCGACGAACACCGGATGTTCGCCGAAGCGGCGGGCCGGTTCCTGGATGACGAACTGGTCCCCAATATCGAAACCTGGGTCGACAATGGTGTGGTTGACCGCGATTTCTGGCGCAAGGCAGGCGAAACCGGGCTGATGGCGGGCGCCATCCCCGAGGAGTTCGGCGGTGTCGGCGGCGGCATGGGCTTTGACGCGGTCACCATCTATGAACAGACCTCGCGCGGGGATGCGGGCTGGGGCTATGGTATCCAGTCGATCGTGACCCACTACATCACCGCCTATGGCAGCGAGGAACAAAAGGCCAAATGGCTGCCCGGCCTTGCCTCGGGCGAGATGGTGGGCGCGATCGCGATGACCGAACCGGGCACCGGATCGGACCTGCAGGCGGTGCGCACCACCGCCGAGAAGGACGGCAACTCCTACCGCATCAACGGCTCCAAGATCTTCATCACCAACGGGCAGACCGCCGATCTGATCATCGTGGTGGCCAAGACCGACAAGACGCTGGGGTCCAAGGGCGTGTCGCTGATCGCGCTCGAAACCGAAGGCGCCGAAGGGTTCCGCCGGGGCCGCAACCTCAAGAAGCTTGGGATGAAGGCCAACGACACCGCCGAGCTGTTCTTCGAGGACGTGAAGGTGCCGATGACCAACCTGATCGGTCCGGAAGAAGGGCATGGGTTCTACCAGCTGATGAAACAGCTGCCCTGGGAGCGGTTGACCATCGGCATCATGGCGCTGGGCGCCATCGACTTTGCCCTCGCCGAGACAGTGAAATACGTGCAGGAGCGCAAGGCATTCGGCCAGCGGGTGATGGATTTCCAGAACACGCGGTTCAAGCTGGCGGAATGCAAGACCAAGGCCGAGGTGCTGCGCAGCTTTGTCAATGACTGCATCGGCCGGCTCGAGGCCGGGCAGCTCGACGCCGCCACCGCCTCGATGGTGAAGTATTACGGCTCCGAGGTGCAGAACGAGATCATGCATGAATGCCTGCAGCTCTTCGGCGGTTACGGCTTCATGATGGAATACCCGATCGCGCGGCTTTATGCCGATGCGCGGGTGCAGATGATCTATGGCGGCACCAACGAGGTGATGAAGGAACTCATCGCCCGCTCGATGGACGTCTGA
- a CDS encoding LysR substrate-binding domain-containing protein yields the protein MIAPRRFLPSISSLLALEAVDRLGSASAAAEELALTQSAISRQLKTMEEQLGVELVQRDRVRLHLTPAAREYVQTARAALTQLAQASLKLKANPTGGTLSLSILPAFGMHWLAPRLQDFARRHPEVSVNLSTRLKPFDFASEPFDAAIHFGRRDWAGVDYLKIMREEVLPVCAPELRQKTSDPTWLLSAPLLHLDTRPDAWERWFAVHDLAAPGLRGMLFDQFSTMIPAVANGLGVALLPSYLVTDDLARGRLVTACDGPAVSLGSYYLVWPKERMIAPPLASFRVWLQEAFA from the coding sequence GTGATTGCCCCCCGCCGCTTTCTCCCCTCGATCTCCTCGCTGCTGGCGCTGGAGGCCGTCGATCGGCTGGGCAGCGCCTCGGCCGCAGCCGAGGAACTGGCCCTGACCCAAAGTGCCATAAGTCGGCAGTTGAAAACGATGGAAGAGCAGCTGGGCGTCGAGCTGGTCCAACGCGACCGGGTGCGGCTGCACCTGACGCCGGCGGCTCGGGAATATGTGCAGACCGCCCGCGCCGCGCTGACCCAGCTCGCGCAGGCCTCGCTCAAGCTCAAGGCCAACCCGACCGGCGGCACGCTCAGCCTGTCGATCCTGCCCGCCTTTGGCATGCATTGGCTGGCGCCTCGACTACAGGATTTTGCACGACGCCACCCGGAGGTGTCGGTCAATCTCAGCACCCGGCTGAAACCCTTCGACTTTGCCAGCGAACCCTTCGATGCCGCCATCCACTTCGGGCGGCGCGACTGGGCCGGGGTCGATTACCTCAAGATCATGCGCGAGGAGGTGCTGCCGGTCTGTGCCCCCGAACTGCGGCAGAAGACGAGCGACCCCACCTGGCTGCTCAGCGCGCCGCTCCTGCATCTCGACACCCGACCGGATGCCTGGGAACGCTGGTTCGCGGTCCATGACCTTGCGGCGCCGGGACTGCGCGGCATGCTGTTCGACCAGTTCTCCACCATGATCCCGGCAGTTGCCAACGGTCTGGGCGTGGCGCTGCTGCCCAGCTATCTGGTCACGGATGATCTGGCCCGGGGCCGGCTTGTCACTGCCTGTGACGGGCCCGCCGTAAGCCTGGGGAGCTATTATCTTGTCTGGCCAAAGGAGCGCATGATCGCGCCGCCGCTCGCCTCGTTCCGGGTCTGGCTGCAAGAGGCATTTGCATAA